Within Halorussus sp. MSC15.2, the genomic segment GCGCGTTCGGAACTACCACCTGACTCGTCGAGAGGCGCGCCCGCGAGCGCAGGACTTCCTCACGGCGATGCGCCGGACCGACGGCGGAGTCTGCGCTCGGTGGGCCGGACCACCCGGTGACTGCTTCGTCCGCTACACCGACCCCGGTTGGCAGCGTGCCGAGCACAATCGGTTCCGCGGCCGACGGACCGTGGAACCGCTCGATGGAGAACGGGTGCGCGAGTGGTTCCGGAACAGCCGCCCCGAACTGGTCGCTTACGACGAGGTGCGCGACGCGTTCCGGGTATCACCGGACACCAGCGTCGAATCGGGACCCGGCGTCTCCGCAGACGGCGGTTGCGTCTCCGACGAGCGGGTGCGCGTCGCCCGGTACGGGGACCTGCTCGGCGACACGACGCTCGACAGACACGACGCGGACGCGCTCGCTGCCGCGCTCCCGGCCGGGCCGCGCGAAGTCGTCTTCGACCTCCCCGGAGCACTGGCCGAGGAGTCGGTCCTCGAATCGGTCGCCGCGAGCGACCGAGTGTTCGTCGCGGAGGTCGTCCCGGAGCGCGAAACCGAACGGGCCTACTACGTCCGACAGGACCGCCGAGGGTGTTGGGTACCAAAGGGAGAGGCGACCGTCTACGAACTCGCCGACGGAGCGGTACTGGACCGAGAGCGTGCGGAGTCCGGCGAGTCGGCATGATGGTCGAACACCGCTTCGAGTGCGTCCACTGCGACCACAGAGTCCACGTGACCGGAGAGGACAGCGCCGCCGCCCGTCAGCGGGCGCGCGAGCGAGGGGCCGACCACGTCAACGACGACCACGCCGACCGACTCGCGCGTTCGGTTCACTGGCCCGATGAACTCCCGGCCGAGGAGTTGCTGACTGGTGAGGCCGCTTACGGGTCGCTCAGAGGGTGGCTCGTGCCCGCGGACGACCTGCTCGTGTGTGCCGACTGCGGCTACTACTTCGGTCGGGACGCGCCCGAGCGCACGCCGGTCGGCGACGCCGGTCTCGTCTGCACGGTCTGTTACGAGCGCCGGGTGGAGAACCGACAGAACTCGGTGACCGACGCTATCGAGGACTTCGTTCGGTGACTGCCACACCCAGACAGATAATAAAATTATATAGAATAAATACGAAAAATAATAAGTCGGTGGTCGTCGTCTATCGTAGTATGTCGTTCAACCGCCGAACCTTCCTGAAGCGTAGTGCAGTGACTACCACCGGACTGGCCGCGCTCGCCGGAGCGTCGGGCACCGCAGCGGCCTACGACGTCCCGTTGATTTCGACCCGCGACCACTACAACGACGATGGGTCGCTGGTCTCCGGCGAGACCCAGCGCAGTTACGACACCAACGGACTGGTCCCGGGAATCGATACGGGATGCACCGGCGACCTCACGGTGTTCATCCACGGATGGGACAAGAACAGCAGCGAGTCCGGTGCCGAGCAGGCGGCCCGGGAGAAGATTCAGCACGCCCGCGACGAACTGACGGGGGCCGGATACGGCGGCACCGTGGTCGGGTACACGTGGGACAACGACGTCGGCAGCGGCGTGGACTTCGGATGGGGCGAGGCCAAGACCGTGGCTCAGAAGAACGGTGCGAAGCTCGCGCAGGTCGCGGTGGATTACAAGTCTCAGTGTCCGGAGTCGAACGTCCGGTTCGTCAGTCACTCGCTGGGCGCGCAGGTGCTGTTGAGTTCGCTGCGCTCGCTGAACGGGTCGTGGTTCACCGACAACGGGTACGACGTCTACTCGACCCACCTGCTGGGGGCCGCACAGGACAACGAAGCGCCGACGCAGGAGAATCCGGATACCTACGACGCCATCACCAACGTGGTCACGAACGCGTACAACTACCACAGCAACGAGGACGACGTTCTCCAGTGGATTTACAACTCGTTCGAGTTCGACCAAGCCCTCGGCGAAACCGGCTACGAGGAGGGCAAAACGCCCGCTCCGAACTACGACGAGTTCGACGCCACCTCGCAGGTCGGGAATGACCACTCGGGCTACCTGACGAACCTCTCGGACGAAATCGTCTCCGACATGTAACGCCCGGCGACGGTCGATTGAATCCCCTCGGAGAGCGTTCCCGAAGCGTTTAACCCCGCGCCTTCCGAATCGCCGCGCATGAAGCGACTCATCATCCACGGGGACCCCGGCATCCGGAAGAACGCCGTCATCAACTACGACGGCGACGAGCGCGTCTGCCTCGCCATCAGTCGGCAGGGCGACTGGCACGGTCCCGACGAACCCCAGTTGTGGTGTACCATCGGCACCGAGGACGAGCGCGAGGACTTCGAGAAGCGCAACTACGTCCCCCACTGGCTGGAGACCGAGTCCGTCGACGCCGAGGACGTCGATATCGTGAAGCGCGCGGAGGACATCGCAGTCTCGTAACACCGCAGTTTCGTCACGAGCGCCGCTTCGGTTTTTCACGTGGTTCGAGTCGGGCCGGTCGGTAGTTCGAGTAGGGCAGTCGAAACAGGTCGAGACGGTCCGCAGAACCGACGACGCTACTTCTCTTCGAACTGCCCAGAACTGCCACCGTAGCGCCACGGCACTACGACAGCCACGAACTACGCCAGTACCTCCGCGGAGTTGTCGCGGGGCCGGTAGTCCAGTTTCCGCATCGTCTCTGTCAGCGAGAGATAGCGGTCGTCGTTCCGGGAGACGGCGTGGGCGGTCACTGACGACTCGGGGAGGTCGGCGCCCACCGCGGACTTGACGGCCTCTCGACAGTCGGTGTGACTCAGCCACATCGCTCGGGCGAAACGGGCGCGCGCTTCGTCGTCCCCGTCTTGGGTCTCCCGGAGTTGGTCCTCGTCCATCAGCCACCCGATGCGGAGGTTGACCACCTCGATGCCGTGGCGGTCGGCGTAGAACTCGCCGAGCGCCTCGGCCGCCACCTTGCTCACGCCGTAGTAGGAGTCGGGGCGGGTGGGGTCGTCGGGTCGGACGGCGCGAGCGTCCTCGCGCATCGACTCGGGTTCGGCGGGGTCTTCGACGTTGTGCATCTGGACCGCGTGGTTCGACGACGCGAAGACTACCCTGTCGAGGTCGTTCTCGCGGGCGGCCTCGTAGGCGTTGTAGGTGCCGCCGACGTTGGGTTCGAAGACGCCCTCCCAGTCAGCGTCGGGCGAGGGGTTGCCCGCGAGGTGGACCAACACGTCCTGTCCGGAGAGCGCGTCGGCGAACGCCTCGGCGTCGGTCACGTCGAGCGTCGGACCCTCCAAGTCCTCGTGTTCGCGGTGCGTGACGGGCGTCACGTCGTGGCCGCAGAGCGCCAACAGCGCCTGTCGGCCTACCTTGCCCGCCGCACCTGTGATTGCCACGTTCACGGCGGGGGTACCACGACCTACCGGAAATACGTGGTCGCCGACCGGCCGAGGAGAGGCGTCAATCGTCGGCCGCCGCGGCCACGTGGTCGGGCGCGGGTTCCATCGTGAACAGCCACGCGAACACGACCGACGAAACCACGATGAACCCCGCGGCGGTCCAGAAGGCGACGAGGACCGAGGTGGCGTCCCAGATAGCCCCCACGAGGACCGGGCCGCCGACCTGCCCGACCTTCCACGCGATGGACCGGAGCGAGAGGCTCGACCCCACCGCGTCGAAGTGCTCGCCCTCCTCGACGAACAGCGCCATGCTCGCGGGGAGTCGGAGGCTGTCGGCCACCCCGAGGACCGCGTAGGCGGTGAACAGGACGAAGAACGCGCCGGGGAGCGCCAGCGACTCGCCGAGGGCGGCGAGGGTCACGCCGGGGACGTACCCCTCGGCGAACCCCGCGAGCGGGATGAGCGCGGTGCCGACCGCGTAGGTCAGCGCGCCCGCGAGGATGAACCGGTACTTCTCGCCGAAGCGGTCGGTCAGGTCGCCGACCTTCCCCTGCGTGAGCGACTTGGTGAGTTTACCCCCGGCCATGATGCCGCCGATGACGAGGGCGTTGATGCCGAACTCGGTCCGGGCGTAAATTGGCAGGAAGATGATGACCGCCATCTTCCCCACGCTGAACGACCCCCGGAAGAACACGAGGGCCTTGATGGCCCGGCGTCCCATCAGGTCCGCGAGGGTCTCGTAGCCGGAGGCCTCCTCGGGGTCGGCGCGGCCGCCGGGGTTGTCCCGGAGGAACGCGAACACCGAGAGGAACGCCCCGATGGTGATGACCGACAGGACCGCGTAGGTGACCTCGAAGTCGTAGAGGAACAGTAGGAGACCGCCGAACACGTCGCCCAACAGACTGGAGAACGCTCCGACCTGATTGTACGTCCCTATCCAGAGTCCCCTCGACTCGTCGGGGCTGATTTCGCCGACGACGGTGGTACCCGTCAGCCAGAGAATGCTCGCTGAGAAGCCCTGCACGACCCGGAGCAGGATGACGTGTTCGACGCTGGAGACGAACGCGAACCCGACGAACACGGCGACGTTGAGCGCGAGACCCGCGAGCAGGAACCGCTTGGAGTCGCGCAGGTCCACGTACCGACCGAGCGGCAGGACGATGAACAACTGTACCGCGGCGAACGCGGTCCCGAACAGTCCCTCGACGGTGCCGGAGGTGTCGAACATGTCGGCGTACAGCGCCAGCGCGATGAGAATCGTCGAGTACGCCTGACTCCGGGCGAACGCGGTGCTGGCGAGCGCCACGAACTCTCGGTTCCGGAAGAGGCGGAGTGACCCGCCGCTCGACTCGGCCACTGTTACGAATCGAAATAGCAGATGTGCCGGTAATAAATCCACGGCTCCCGGAAAGGGAGGAAGCGCCGACGGGGCGGTAGCAGCCACGTAACCACCGGACGGCGGGAGATTCGTCCGGGACCGATAGCCTTCGGTGCGACCGCCGCCGTCGAATCACGCCGAGACGGAGTCGGTTACCACCGAGGCGGAGATGCAACTGTTCTCGTCGCGCGAGACGGAAAACGGGTGGACGGTCTCAGTCTTCGAGCGCGTCCGCGATGCGCTGGAGCTGTCGGGTCGTGTCGCGGACTTCGTCGCGGAGCTGTCGGACCTCGCGGACGAGTTCCTCGCTACCGACGGACTCGCTCTCGCCGGGTCGGCCGCCGGGGCCGCCGCCCATCGCACCGCCGGGACCGCCACCGCCGCCCATCATGCCGCCCATCATCTGCGCGAAGGGGTTGCCGCCGCCCATGCCGCCGGGGCCGCCACCGCCGCCCATCATCTCTTCCATTCGCTCGCGTCGGTCGCCCTCTTCGCCCTCGCCGTCGCCCTCCTCGGCGCGCTTCTCTCGAATCTCCTCGACGCGCTCGCGGAAGGATTTCTCCTCGCCCTCGCCGCCCTGAGATTCAGTTTCGTCCGGTGCGTTGTCGTTGGAGTCGTCGTCTGCCATGCGTCGGGCTTCGGGGTGGAAGTGGAAAAGCGTGGTGTCTCGGCGGAGGCGGAACCGGTCGGCCGTCGCGGGATTCGGTGACACTGTAGCGCGCTGCCGGAGTCCACGCATTCAGAACCGGACGCTCGACAATCGGAGGCTGTCAGAACGATAGCAAAGTACTGCGGTCGTAACGATTCCGCTCTTCGGAGTCCGCTCACGGCTCCGCCGTTCGCGTGGTCTGAGGGACTACCGTTCCTCGCTATCCAGCACCCGAATCTGGTCCCCGCGGACCGTCACCGGAATCGGGACCGTCGCCTCGTAGAGTTCGACCGTCACTTGGTCCTTCCCTTCGTCGATGCGCTGGACCTGCGCCTTCTCGCCCTTGAACGGACCGGCGATGAGTTCCACGATGTCGCCCTCCGCGATGCCCTCGACGTCCGGCGTCGGCGAGAGGAAGTGTTCGACCTCGGAGATGTCGCTCGCGCCGGGCACCATGCTCCGGGCGTGCGGAATCTCTTCGAGAACGCGGCTGATGACCGCGTCGTCGTCGGCTTCCACCATCACGTAGCTCGTCAGCGAGTCGGGCGCGAGCGCGGCGTGAATCTCCGGCTCTTCCCGGTTGATAATCATGTCTGCGACGGTGCGTTCCTGACTCGCGGTCGTCTTGACTGCGTACATTGGCATTCTGAATCACCTACGCTGGGAGGAAACTCATGACGGCGAAGATGATAAAGCCGAGCAGTCCCACGAGGATGATTCCGGCACCGGCGATTTTCGAGATTTTCGAGAACTCCTCCCACGAGGGCGTGCTGGCGAGTTTCAGCACCCGCACGTACGACGAGAGGTCGAGTTTGACGTCCATGTTACCGGGGGTTAGAGACCGTCCTTTTTCTATCTATTGCTATCGGGTCGGTCGTTCGTTTCCAGACACGTTCCTCTGTGTCCGCTACGAAACGACGCTCGCACAGAAGTCATTCGAGAATGCGGTGAAGGCGGTCGGCGCGGCAGTCTTCGGTCGGCCCGCGTCCGAACGGGCGTCCTCGAAAGGTAGACGACTCAGTGCGTTACTCCCCGAGAATCAGAGCGAGAGGGGAACGGGGCAGGGCGACACCCGATAGCTCCCAAACCTGCGCTCGACGGGGGCGGACGCGACTACTCCACGTAGTCGATGTCTTGGAGTCGCTTGTTGGCCTTGGCCTGCTGGGCCTCGTTGCGGCCGTAAATCTGGGGCGACTCGACGCCGGTGACGACTATCATCGTGCGCATCTCGCCGTCGAGTTCCTCGTCGATAGAGGTCCCCCAGATGATGCGGGCGTCGGGGTCGATGCGGTCATATATCTCCTCGACGACGCCCTCGGCTTCCTCGATGGACATGTCGTTGCCGCCGGTGACGTTGACCAGCGCGGAGTTCGCGCCCGAGATGTCCACGTCGAGCAGCGGCGACCGCATCGCGGACTTCACGGAGTCCTGTGCCTTGGAGTCCGAGTCGCTCTCGCCGAGTCCAATCATCGCCACGCCGCCCTTCTCCATGACGGTGCGAACGTCGGCGAAGTCGAGGTTGACGAGACCGGGTTTGGTGATGAGTTCCGTGATGCCCTTGACCGAGCGCATCAGCACCTCGTCGGCGACCTTGAACGCCTGCCGGACGGGGAGTTTGCCCACGGAGTCGAGCAGGCGGTCGTTCGGCACGACGATGACCGTGTCGGACACGTCGCGCAGACGCTCCAGTCCGGCCTCGGCGTTGGTCCGTCGGACCTCGCCCTCGGCCGTGAACGGCGTCGTGACGATGGAGATTGTCAGCGCGCCCGACTCGCGGGCGGCCTTGGCGACCACGGGAGCCGAACCGGTCCCCGTCCCGCCGCCGAGTCCGGCGGTGACGAACACCATGTCGGACCCCTGAATCGCGTCGTATATCTCCTCTTGACTCTCGAGGGCGGCTTCCTCGCCGACCTGCGGAAGCGAGCCAGCGCCGCGACCTTGGGTCTTCTGCTCGCCCATGAGAATCTTGGTGTCGGCTTCGATTTCCACGAGGTGCTGTACGTCGGTGTTGGCCGCCACGAGTTTCGCGCCGTGGATGCCTTCCTCGGCCATTCGATTGACCGTGTTGCCACCGGCTCCGCCGCAACCGACCACGGTGATGTCGGTCTGGAGGTCCTGTAGAACGTCCTTGAGTTCCTCGTCGGTCATCGTCCCCGAGGCGTTGGCGGCGTTCGCCTTGGACCCAGCCCCCGAACTGGGCTGTTGGGAGTCCTGTCCCCCCTCGGCTTCCTCGATGGCGTCTTCGACTAGCGAGTCCATGCTGAAGTTGGCTTGAGAACGGAGCTTAATTATCTTTCCCCTCTATGTCGGACGAATGTCTGACATATGCTGTCATTTAGCGTGATACCGCCGAGACAAGAGATACGGTTGACACGTATTCGAGGGTGATGCGACGTTCGAGGTGCTAGACGGTCGACGGAAGCAGTTGACCGAGACGGCACGCTCGGAACGCGCATCGACGGACATCGTCCGTGCTGCTCCGAACGCACTGCCACAACCCCAAAGTCCGTATCCGTCGAACTGAGTTAGCATGCACGGACAGGAGACCGAGAGGGACGACCGCGAGCGGAGCGGGGAGAGACGAGTCGGGGAAAGCGGTCGCCTGCGCGAGGGCGCGGCCGTCGCGGTCGCGCTGCTCGCGACCGTCTTGCTCGGCAGACCGCGCGGCGAGGCGGGCGTCGAGGAGACGCGGGGAACGCGGAACGGTCGGACCGTCGAGACGGGTCCGACCGAGAGAACGGGACTGACTGGCGGGACACGACTGACAGAGGCCGTGACTCGCGTGCGCGAACGGACGCCGCCCGTCGCGACCGGAAGCCGCGACGGAAACGGGACGGCAGACTGGCCGGAGGTCCTGCGAAACGTCGCGGCGAACAGGCGCTTGCAGTTGGGCGCGGCACTCACGATAGCCCTCTTGGCGGGGATGCTGCTCGCCGGGCGAGGCGACGAGGCGAGCGACGCGGAGGCGAACAGCGGAACCAGCGCCGGGGAGAACCGCTCCGGGACCGACGCGATTCGACCCGGGGAAATCGAAGCCACCGGAATCGAGGGCGACGTGTCAGACTACACCGCACCGACGACGCGCGGGATGCCGATGCTCGGCCTCGGCACCTATCAGGACGCGGACTACGACGAGTGCGTCGAGAGCGTCCGGACGGCCCTCGAGATAGGGTATCGGCACGTGGACGCGACCGAGCGGCGGGAGGCCTACTACAACGAGACCGCGGTGGGCGATGCAGTCGAGCAAGTAGGCGTCCCCCGCGACGAACTCTTCGTGGCGACGAAAGTCAGCCCCGAAGACCTCGACTACGACCACGTGTACAGGAGCGTCGAGGAGAGTCTCGACAGACTCGGGATGGAGTACGTCGACCTGCTGTACGTCCACTGGCCGACCGGCGACTACGAGGCCACCGAGACGCTCGACGCCTTCGCGGACCTCCGCGAGGAGGGCCTCATCGAGCGAATCGGCGTGAGCAACTTCACGGTCGACCTGCTGGCGGAGGCCGTCGGTGTCGCGGACGAGCCGATATTCGCCAATCAGGTCGAGATGCACCCGCTGCTGCCCCAGACCGAACTCCGGGAGTTCTGCGCGCGCGACGACGTGAACGTGGAACTGGTGGCCTACTCGCCCATCGCACGCGGAAACGTCGAAGCGGTCGACGAGTTGTGGGAGGTGGCCGAGAAGCACGGGGCGACGCCCGAGCAGGTCAGCCTCGCGTGGCTGCGCGAGAAGGGGGTGACCGCCATCCCCGAGTCCACCAGCGAGGACCACCTCCGGGAGAACTGGCTCAGCCTCGGCGTGGACCTAGACCCCGAGGACGTCGAGACGCTGGACTCCATCGACGAGCGACGCCGCATCGTGGACCCGGAAGAGGCCCCGTGGAACTGGTGACCGAGACGGTCTCCCGATGCGCGTCGGTCGGACCGACTACACTTCTGTCCGGCCCGAACCGCCCCGACCGACCTGCCCGACCCCCGGCGCTCGCGCCAGAATCAGACCGAGAACTCGCGGACCTGCTCGCTCCGGACTTTCTGGGGGTCTATCTCTCGGCCGCCCACCGTGACCGGCTCCCCCGCCGAGAGTTTGCCGAACGCGGGACCCTCCTCGACGCCGAGCGTGCGGGCCTTCTCCGGGTCGAACGCGGTCTGTCGCGCGACGATTCGGCCGTCCTCGCGCGCGACCGAATCGTACTTCTCGCGGAGGAAGTCGGCCAACTCGTCCACCAGTTCCTCCCGGTCGCTCGGGTCGAGGACCGCCGCGCGGCCCGCCGCGCGCGTCCCGCTCTGTTCGGTCTCGAACGCCAGCGTCCGGGCCGCCACCGCCTCGCGCGTCGCGTCGGCGTCGATACCCTGCGCCTCCACGAGCAGGTCGTCGGGCAGGTCCGCGAGTTCGTACGCCGTCGCCTCGGGGTCGCAGTTCCGGGCGGCCTCGCCGAATCGGAGGCCCGCCGAAATCGGCGAGAGGTCGGATTCGAGGTCGGCCACGAGGTCGAGGGGAACGCCGGTCGTCTCCCGGACCCACGTCTCGCTCACGACGCCGTAACCGAGGTCCGCGACGGTCGCTTTCAGTTCCGGATAGTCGCCTTCGATTACCGCGCGGTCGGCCCGGCTTTGCTCGAAGGCTCGCCTGATTACGTCGCGGTTGGCCTCGGGCGCGCCCATCGCGTCGAGTACCCAATCGGCCGCGATGTGACCCACGGTCCAGTCGGTCTCGCGCTCGATTCGCTCGAACCGCGGGACGTAGTGTCCGCCGCCGAAGCCGACCAACTGCCTGTCGCGGTGTGGTTCGACGTCGTTCAGGTCGAGGACGGCCCGCGCGACCGCTCGCGCACCCTC encodes:
- a CDS encoding alpha/beta hydrolase; translated protein: MSFNRRTFLKRSAVTTTGLAALAGASGTAAAYDVPLISTRDHYNDDGSLVSGETQRSYDTNGLVPGIDTGCTGDLTVFIHGWDKNSSESGAEQAAREKIQHARDELTGAGYGGTVVGYTWDNDVGSGVDFGWGEAKTVAQKNGAKLAQVAVDYKSQCPESNVRFVSHSLGAQVLLSSLRSLNGSWFTDNGYDVYSTHLLGAAQDNEAPTQENPDTYDAITNVVTNAYNYHSNEDDVLQWIYNSFEFDQALGETGYEEGKTPAPNYDEFDATSQVGNDHSGYLTNLSDEIVSDM
- a CDS encoding HAH_0734 family protein; translated protein: MKRLIIHGDPGIRKNAVINYDGDERVCLAISRQGDWHGPDEPQLWCTIGTEDEREDFEKRNYVPHWLETESVDAEDVDIVKRAEDIAVS
- a CDS encoding NAD(P)-dependent oxidoreductase, with translation MAITGAAGKVGRQALLALCGHDVTPVTHREHEDLEGPTLDVTDAEAFADALSGQDVLVHLAGNPSPDADWEGVFEPNVGGTYNAYEAARENDLDRVVFASSNHAVQMHNVEDPAEPESMREDARAVRPDDPTRPDSYYGVSKVAAEALGEFYADRHGIEVVNLRIGWLMDEDQLRETQDGDDEARARFARAMWLSHTDCREAVKSAVGADLPESSVTAHAVSRNDDRYLSLTETMRKLDYRPRDNSAEVLA
- a CDS encoding MFS transporter; the protein is MAESSGGSLRLFRNREFVALASTAFARSQAYSTILIALALYADMFDTSGTVEGLFGTAFAAVQLFIVLPLGRYVDLRDSKRFLLAGLALNVAVFVGFAFVSSVEHVILLRVVQGFSASILWLTGTTVVGEISPDESRGLWIGTYNQVGAFSSLLGDVFGGLLLFLYDFEVTYAVLSVITIGAFLSVFAFLRDNPGGRADPEEASGYETLADLMGRRAIKALVFFRGSFSVGKMAVIIFLPIYARTEFGINALVIGGIMAGGKLTKSLTQGKVGDLTDRFGEKYRFILAGALTYAVGTALIPLAGFAEGYVPGVTLAALGESLALPGAFFVLFTAYAVLGVADSLRLPASMALFVEEGEHFDAVGSSLSLRSIAWKVGQVGGPVLVGAIWDATSVLVAFWTAAGFIVVSSVVFAWLFTMEPAPDHVAAAADD
- a CDS encoding transcription elongation factor Spt5, which gives rise to MPMYAVKTTASQERTVADMIINREEPEIHAALAPDSLTSYVMVEADDDAVISRVLEEIPHARSMVPGASDISEVEHFLSPTPDVEGIAEGDIVELIAGPFKGEKAQVQRIDEGKDQVTVELYEATVPIPVTVRGDQIRVLDSEER
- a CDS encoding protein translocase SEC61 complex subunit gamma, whose product is MDVKLDLSSYVRVLKLASTPSWEEFSKISKIAGAGIILVGLLGFIIFAVMSFLPA
- the ftsZ gene encoding cell division protein FtsZ, whose product is MDSLVEDAIEEAEGGQDSQQPSSGAGSKANAANASGTMTDEELKDVLQDLQTDITVVGCGGAGGNTVNRMAEEGIHGAKLVAANTDVQHLVEIEADTKILMGEQKTQGRGAGSLPQVGEEAALESQEEIYDAIQGSDMVFVTAGLGGGTGTGSAPVVAKAARESGALTISIVTTPFTAEGEVRRTNAEAGLERLRDVSDTVIVVPNDRLLDSVGKLPVRQAFKVADEVLMRSVKGITELITKPGLVNLDFADVRTVMEKGGVAMIGLGESDSDSKAQDSVKSAMRSPLLDVDISGANSALVNVTGGNDMSIEEAEGVVEEIYDRIDPDARIIWGTSIDEELDGEMRTMIVVTGVESPQIYGRNEAQQAKANKRLQDIDYVE
- a CDS encoding aldo/keto reductase — its product is MPMLGLGTYQDADYDECVESVRTALEIGYRHVDATERREAYYNETAVGDAVEQVGVPRDELFVATKVSPEDLDYDHVYRSVEESLDRLGMEYVDLLYVHWPTGDYEATETLDAFADLREEGLIERIGVSNFTVDLLAEAVGVADEPIFANQVEMHPLLPQTELREFCARDDVNVELVAYSPIARGNVEAVDELWEVAEKHGATPEQVSLAWLREKGVTAIPESTSEDHLRENWLSLGVDLDPEDVETLDSIDERRRIVDPEEAPWNW
- a CDS encoding D-aminoacyl-tRNA deacylase — protein: MIAIVVSRADLASERIGDHLLDLADWDAREDDSLPDGEGGGTVYSREGFELREFDDLHLEIEDTAAPFSDPDLLVFVSRHSGDTGALLTAHFTGNFGPAEFGGVAGGLADACPNAHARLLEAFEEHAPDSYEVGMECTHHGPSEVGVPSLFAELGSGEEQWSDPEGARAVARAVLDLNDVEPHRDRQLVGFGGGHYVPRFERIERETDWTVGHIAADWVLDAMGAPEANRDVIRRAFEQSRADRAVIEGDYPELKATVADLGYGVVSETWVRETTGVPLDLVADLESDLSPISAGLRFGEAARNCDPEATAYELADLPDDLLVEAQGIDADATREAVAARTLAFETEQSGTRAAGRAAVLDPSDREELVDELADFLREKYDSVAREDGRIVARQTAFDPEKARTLGVEEGPAFGKLSAGEPVTVGGREIDPQKVRSEQVREFSV